One stretch of Legionella birminghamensis DNA includes these proteins:
- the traD gene encoding type IV conjugative transfer system coupling protein TraD, with product MSNYPVENLLREPTEIYTSMTCTALALLAATQPHLFLLTQYMGYYAGLSLMTLSLVRGYQAFKIKRYHRRLIAMPYYALSTTQVPVSQKWLFLGKGFRWLPHHTQRLHQIKQIKNEAFMQRGKWYQAIRQFCQKHEKSYVAGLLNSSSKLNPFRPDPPVGGSPYLHGLGEKDDPVYIPQDVRVGHTFVVGTTRVGKTRLASILINQDIRNGDAVIVVDPKGDLDLVRDMYSACEASGRLYDFRIVHLGFPELSAHYNPLKNYDQVSEVATRITDAIAAEGEGKQFAAFAWKYVNIVAICLEEMKQPITYKSIAFYISRLDQLLMAYADTIMPTHYQDYHKQVDAILTHHEERQSRKNKNAAPMDRTKAVIEYIKEHISKTITAGNVESLHDQILIDLYDAAIMDKHYYDKITASVGPVLSEINKSNATGIFSFNQSQNEIELMTAIKKKKVIYIGLDSLTNPNIAQAVGKAFLSDLVSTAGKIYKESNANYRLNLHCDELSEIIQDSFVKILNKAGGAGFQVTAYAQTIQDMEVALGSKAKAEVTEGNFNTLIMLRVKNEETANLLVKMLPQVGVVDYTQVSMVNDTPHGEDGVYFNTTNEDRVQTSSVPMIDVNDVISLPKGQAFVLVNGGELYKIRVPLPLNGNKMSSDSLITKINR from the coding sequence ATGAGTAATTATCCCGTTGAAAACTTGCTTCGCGAACCAACAGAAATTTATACCAGCATGACCTGCACAGCCCTCGCCTTGCTTGCTGCAACTCAACCTCATTTATTTTTATTAACCCAATACATGGGCTATTACGCAGGTCTAAGTTTGATGACTTTGAGTTTGGTCCGGGGATATCAGGCATTTAAGATCAAACGCTACCATCGGCGTTTAATTGCTATGCCTTACTACGCTTTATCTACGACTCAAGTGCCTGTTTCTCAAAAATGGCTCTTTTTGGGTAAAGGCTTTCGATGGTTGCCACATCATACGCAGCGATTGCACCAAATTAAGCAAATAAAAAATGAAGCCTTTATGCAACGTGGCAAATGGTACCAGGCCATCAGGCAATTTTGTCAAAAGCATGAAAAATCATACGTGGCAGGATTACTCAACAGTTCATCCAAACTGAATCCATTTAGACCTGATCCACCGGTGGGAGGTAGTCCCTACCTGCATGGTTTAGGTGAAAAAGACGATCCGGTCTACATCCCACAAGATGTAAGAGTTGGCCATACCTTTGTGGTAGGTACTACTCGCGTAGGTAAAACAAGATTAGCCAGTATTCTCATCAATCAGGACATTAGAAATGGCGATGCGGTGATTGTAGTTGATCCTAAAGGCGATCTGGACTTGGTTCGCGATATGTATTCAGCCTGTGAAGCATCCGGTCGCTTGTATGATTTTCGTATAGTCCATTTAGGTTTTCCCGAGCTGTCAGCCCACTACAACCCATTAAAAAACTATGATCAGGTCAGCGAAGTTGCCACTCGTATCACTGATGCCATTGCAGCAGAAGGTGAAGGCAAACAATTCGCAGCCTTCGCCTGGAAATACGTCAATATCGTTGCAATTTGTCTGGAAGAAATGAAACAGCCCATCACTTATAAATCTATAGCGTTTTATATCAGCCGTCTTGATCAACTCCTCATGGCCTATGCAGATACCATTATGCCTACTCACTATCAGGATTATCATAAGCAAGTTGATGCAATACTGACGCATCATGAAGAACGCCAAAGCCGTAAAAATAAGAATGCAGCTCCAATGGACAGAACCAAAGCAGTTATTGAATACATCAAAGAGCATATTAGCAAGACAATCACCGCCGGCAATGTGGAAAGCCTGCATGATCAAATCCTGATTGATCTCTACGATGCAGCCATTATGGACAAACATTACTACGACAAAATTACAGCCAGTGTTGGTCCTGTCCTCTCAGAAATAAATAAAAGTAATGCGACAGGTATTTTCTCATTTAATCAAAGCCAGAATGAGATTGAACTAATGACCGCTATTAAAAAGAAAAAAGTCATTTACATTGGACTTGATAGCTTAACCAACCCCAACATAGCACAAGCAGTCGGCAAGGCTTTTTTATCAGACTTAGTATCTACAGCCGGGAAGATCTATAAGGAAAGTAACGCTAATTACCGTTTGAACCTGCACTGTGACGAGCTATCAGAAATTATTCAGGATTCATTTGTGAAGATTCTCAATAAGGCCGGTGGTGCTGGTTTTCAGGTTACAGCATACGCCCAAACCATACAGGACATGGAGGTTGCCCTCGGATCCAAAGCCAAAGCGGAGGTAACAGAAGGCAATTTTAATACCCTGATTATGCTTCGAGTTAAAAATGAAGAAACAGCTAACCTGTTGGTTAAAATGCTGCCCCAAGTTGGCGTGGTTGATTACACGCAGGTTTCTATGGTTAATGATACTCCTCATGGCGAAGATGGCGTTTATTTTAATACCACCAATGAAGATCGGGTTCAAACATCTTCTGTACCTATGATTGATGTGAATGATGTTATTTCTTTACCTAAGGGGCAGGCTTTTGTTTTAGTCAATGGTGGTGAACTATATAAAATTAGGGTGCCATTGCCATTAAATGGAAACAAGATGAGTTCTGATTCATTAATTACAAAAATAAATAGATAA